A genomic segment from Novipirellula artificiosorum encodes:
- a CDS encoding FKBP-type peptidyl-prolyl cis-trans isomerase encodes MMNGLPWCLLSLVLLVPGCRSTAKPSPNTSSELPSPELVTSELAKSDATTAGWKSITFVDRPELQAGTGAMDADAATEFSATDSGLKYRILRNSDGKKPTAASTVTVNYRGWLNSGKVFDSSYERGEPTTFPLRNVIAGWTEGMQLVGEGGMIELWVPSKLGYGERGSPGSIPAHSHLHFIVELVNVD; translated from the coding sequence ATGATGAATGGGTTGCCGTGGTGTCTATTGAGCCTCGTATTGCTGGTTCCGGGGTGTCGCTCGACTGCAAAACCCAGTCCGAACACTTCTTCGGAGCTACCATCCCCAGAGCTGGTTACCTCGGAGTTGGCAAAATCGGATGCCACAACAGCGGGATGGAAATCAATCACGTTTGTCGACAGGCCTGAACTTCAAGCTGGAACGGGTGCAATGGATGCGGATGCCGCGACAGAGTTCTCGGCAACCGATTCAGGACTGAAGTATCGGATTCTAAGAAATTCCGATGGCAAGAAACCGACGGCCGCCAGCACGGTGACCGTCAACTATCGCGGCTGGCTGAATAGTGGAAAAGTGTTCGACAGCTCCTATGAGCGAGGTGAACCGACAACCTTTCCTTTGCGAAATGTCATCGCGGGTTGGACGGAAGGAATGCAACTCGTTGGTGAGGGGGGAATGATTGAATTGTGGGTGCCTTCAAAGCTCGGCTACGGCGAACGCGGATCCCCAGGTTCCATTCCTGCTCACTCGCACCTTCACTTCATCGTCGAACTCGTGAATGTCGACTAA